The DNA segment GGCTATCAAATGCTTCTGATAGAAGTCACATCACTTCTACGCTATCAGATAATTTAGATGGGCTAACAGGGATGCTGCCAATATTGAGAACAGGTGAAGCGATAATACTGGGTGAAGCTGTTAAGTTGCCTATGAGGACAACAATTGAAGCCCCCCCAAAAAACCGAAGGCCAGATAGCCAAGATCCTGTCGTTTATGATGAGGTCCCCATGGAGGAGTCTCAAAACCCAGGTGGCTGGGGAATCAAAATGGAAGCTGCTCCTCGCTATGACGAATTAGTAGAAGCTTGGAGAGCCCAAAATCCAAGAATTGACAAAGTTAAATAGAAGGAGATCATCATGGAAATGGAAAATGTAGAGTCTTCAAATCTTGCGGCAGTAGGGTACGATGAGGATAGTTCCACTATGCAGGTAGAGTTCAATAATGGTTCTATATACCAGTATTTTGATGTGCCTGAGCATGTTTTTGAAGAATTACGTGATGCGGATTCAGTTGGCAGATACTTTAATGCCAATGTTAAGGGCGTTTATAGGTACTCAAGGGTGTAAGCGCGTCGAGGACTGCACTCTTCATTGCTGCTAGTGGGAATTCTGCCTGGACGGTTTTCGTGTCCGTTATGTGTCCGCTTCTTCTTTTTTGCCATGTGTAACTAATTGGAATTTAGTCCATGCTGCACGTTATGCATATGGCTTAGGTTCGATGTGTGACGAATGAAAACTTTTGTTTTCAGGCGGTTGTTTGCTGAACTGTTTGAGATCACTGTGACCAGCCTCCTTCATTGAGAGTGTCGGATCAGGCTAGTGTGGCTGAATAATAAAGTTCTTAAGTCACAGGACGATTCCCGTCGAATTATCATATGCTGGCCAGAAGCGGTGTCATCTATGATGAACTTGTTTCTCGCCTCGCTGTTATCGGTGTTGAAGAAACTGTCCAGGGCATCAAAGGCAAACTTCATCGCGGCACGTTCAGCTTCTTTTGGGTGCTACAATGCTGCCGTGCGTTGGATATCAAAGAGCTTCGACTAGACTAGATCTGGCCTGATCAACTTTAGCAGCCCCGTATTGAGCAGCACAACCTGTTGCTCATAGGCTGGTATCTCCATCTTCTTCTGCTCTTCTTCAGTCCGGTGCAGGCCGAGCTGCTTTAATACGTAAAAGAGCATGGATCTTCGGACCTCAAAGACGGTTTCTCCGTCTTCCATTCCATAATCCATTTCGATGGCAGTTCTCTGGTTTTCATTCAAATCAGGATGAGACCCTATCCGGACAAAAAGAATTTCATCCCATTCCTCATCTGTCTGACCTTCGATCTTCGAGTAACCCCGATCACCTGTTTCTACGATTCGTCCAAGGACGAAATCCCTGAACTCTCCACGCAGAGAACAATATGCGCGAACGTGCCAACGGAACCCGTCATGGCCAAAAGCATGTGGCGTTATACGCCTCCAGGTCGGCTCAGGGCTGGACATGGAGCGATACAGGATATCGATAGACTGATCATCCGCCATGGTTGAAAGCAATGTTCTGAGGATGTCTGTCGGAATTGCCCTTTTGGGAACAGGCAACCGCATCATTTCAGGCATTGGAGACAGAAATCCGTCTTCAAGCAGAAGATGTCCCAACACCTGATCCGGCGTCGGATTGATGATCATCGGCTTGAAATTCTTAGTAGGTTTGTAAACTTTATCAGACGGGTCATAGTGGGCGTTGTCAGGCGCAAGCTTGACGTACTCTCTGATTGCTGCAGAAGCGCGTTCTAGAGAGATACCCAGATAATCGGCCATATCCTTTCTGCTGGCTCTTCCGAGCCAAAAAAGCCTTGCTTCAAAAAATGCAAGACGCATATATTTACTGCTATGCTTGACTGTCATAAAAGTGGTGTGTTAGAAATTCAAACGGTTTCATTAAATCAACTACAAGAAGACATTCTCACAGTGTTTAATAAAAGTCAACATAGTCATAGTTTGTTTTAGGGGTTAATGATGGCTTGGAACGATGTAATGGTCGCAGTCATGCGGCTTGTCGACCTGTACGACACTCCAAAAACTCCAGAGAACTTAGCAGCTCAAGTCGTTAAGGGAGGACGTAAGGAGTCCACTGACAATCCTGTTGCAGGAATGTTCTTTGACGCTGGAACCGCTGTCCTGGAGTACCTGGATGCGACAGAGGAGGAAGCACCCGGCACCTATACTCTTCTGAGTGTTGTCGTGAGAGATCTAAGGGAGGATTTTCCTGAATTTTCAGAGGATGACTTTCATTACGTGATCGCCAAGCTGACAGAAACATACCCAGTTTTCTTTGTTCGCGACGGGGTCATGATAAGAAATACAGCTCTTATTGATCGTGCCCCTGCAGGCAAGCGCATACGACTCTCAGTCAAAGGCCGAATGGCTTTGGCTTTATCTGAAGCTGCTGACGACTGGATTTATCTTGACTTGGATGCAGAGCGAATTGTGAGGGCAATAGGGCGTGGAAATTTCGGGGAAGTCGAGAAGTTCTGCATTGCCATGAAGCAGAGTATCAAATCGGCAAGCTTACAAGTCAGGGCCATTCTTGAAAAGCCTTCTACCAGTCTCGTCAAGGAGGCCCTTTACAATGACAACCACCTCTATGCAAAGACAGTAAGTAATATCCAAAAGACTGTGTCAAAGGGGTTGGACAATATGCAGAGCCCCGAGACTCAAGATTTAATTGATGACTGGATAGAGTTGAGGCCGGAAGATGAAGGCATCGAATGGACAATCAAAAACAACCTACACACGATTAACTCTCTAATCGAAACTATCTCTCGAAATCTTGGCGATATCCTCGTGCGTGCCCAGCAAGATGGTGAGAGAACTCTTTCAATCCCAGACTTCCTTGCTGCTGCAGATGTCTTTGTGCTGAACAAAGACGCAAATGTCGCAGTCTCTGCAATCAATTTTCTCCATCGTCCCACGACCGAACATGCTTCCATTGTGGACGCCATCAAGCCGATCGAGATCAAAAAGGTCAAGCCAAGGATTGTTGCCACATTTGATGTAGGCGTAGCAGAGCAGGTGCTTACCATTGCCGATATTTTCCAAAAGAAGCACGGTGACAGATTTCTTGAGCTGGCATCTGGAGGAAAGCTCTCCTTATTTGATTTGGTTCAAACAGGAGAACTTGATTCTGACAAAGTAAGTGACCTGGGTATTCTCCAAGGAGCATTTCTTGATGCCCAGACCATGGGCTTTTCAAAGGGCTATTTCAACGTATCCCTTGGTACAAAGCAGCTCTCAATGAAGATTCAAAAGAACATGCATATTTTTCAAGACCTTATCCTTCAATATACCCCTGAGAGGTAAGTTGTGTTTCAAGATGCTGAATTGTTTAGTCGTTTTACAGGATGGCTGTTTACCCATCGTCAAATCAGGACCAGAATTCCCAAAGGGGAGCGATTCAAGGATGGGGAAAAAGAACTGAGTATTGAGATCCGCCAGATTACAGACAAGGAACGCGCCTTCCTCATGGATTACTTTGCGTTCAATGGCTTCAAGCTCATTGTTTTTGGCTGGGATGAGTTCAAAGGAATACCTGAAGGTGGGCAGATATGGACAATTGTTCGTGACCCCTTGGCTGGAGATCCGCCCCCTTGGATTTCTGAGGCCGAAGCGCGTGCCAGGCTTTCAATTGGTCCTGAGACAAAGAAAGAGACCTGTATTTGGACTCTCGTCATATATTTGCACTACCTGAGCTACACCTACACACTGATAGGTCGTCATCCTTCTGAGATCTCGCGCTATGTGGATGCCATTTTCACTAAAGAACAGCTTTTTGAAGCTATCAAAGAGTGGCTTAACGAGCTTGCAAAAGAGAATTTTCAGAAAACTGAAATCATGACAATTCTAACGAGCGAAAGCGAGACTCAGCTATATCGGCGTGTTTCAAACTTGCTCGATTTCCTCAAAGAAACGAATTGCATCGCTTTCAGCAAAGAGGACAACGCGTATAGCCAGACTCTCCTCGGAGCCGCTGAAGTCAATGAACATTACGATGGTGAAATCGCCTACCTTGTTCCCAAGGACGAGATAACCGAATCTGACCTCGAATCCATCCTTTTTGAAGAGCAGGACAACACTCCGGAGAATTAAGATGTCATTAATGTTTCTGGCCCAAGTTGCCAACTATCTCAATGGCGATCAAAATGATGAATGGACACCGTTTTATATAAATTCGGTCATAATGTTCCGAGGGTATTCGTCCATATTCAAAGGGACAAACGGCATCGGGAAAACGACCTTGTCGAAAGCTATCCTTGCTTGTCTGGGATGGAAAAATGACTTCGTTTTGCACACCAAAGAGCGGATGTCTCCTCCTGACAGCACAATGAGCCATATTCGCATTGAGTTTGTGCGTCCGTTTGCCGACCCAGAGCCCATGCAGGCCATACTGCCAATGGATCAAGTTGGCGTTCAGGGCGAACACTGGGTCTTCGGAATTTGCGGACACAAGGGGACCGGAGACGTCATTCGCTATAAGTACAAAGGTACAATTGCGGATGTGCCGTTAGGCAATGTCGTTGACGGAAGGCACATCTTGCTGCCGGATGAAGATGTACAGAAGATGATCGAGAGTGCCGATGAGGGGGCGTATTCTGTAAGCGAGGCCGCGTGGAGAAAGGAGGTCGCACACCATATTCGTCCACGCCAATTGCGCATGCTTGAAAAGTTCCAGCGCCAAGGAGCTGGTGATCATTCCACAAGCTTGTTTGATGTTCAGGCAAAGGGTGTGGAACGATATGATCAAGCATTTTTTTATAGCCAGATTGTTCCGGAGCTTATGGATGGATTGCATTCTGAGAAGAAGGATGGAAATGCCGACAGCGAAGAGGTCGTTGAGTCCTTTGAGGACACAGTCGTTCAAGGTTCTCAGAAGCTGATCCAAGCTAAGATTAAACTTGGGGAAACGAAAACTCGGATTGATGATTTAAAAAAACTTCAAACTGGACTCGTGGGGCTTGGCCAGAAGGCGCATGAGTATTCAGAATCCAAAGCGAGCTACCACAAAAAACTGGGGAAAGTCGCTGAGATTGGTGCCGCTCTTGATGTTGTTAGCCACCGAGAGCTCCCTGGCGTTCCCAAGTGGGTTGGGCATTCTGACGAAGTCGCAGAAACACTGTTGATGAATATGGCTATACGGCCTGGCATAGGCCCATGCCTCCGCCCTCAAGGGATTGATGAGTTGTTAGAAATCAAAAAAGACAGGACTACTGCCTTACTTGCCGACACTGAAATTGAATATGCAAAGTCGCTACAAGTTGTTGAAATTATTAACGAGGAAACTCCCGCAAAAAAGGGTGGCCCCTCTTCTGGTTCATATCTCTCTTTGGCCAACTCTTTGGATTTTATCGATACGATTCCAGCTAGTGTTTTTAAGGTGCAACCTCAAAACGAGTTACACCGCCGCGAGGAACTGAAACAGATAATCACCATGGCCTTTGCTCATTTTGGTAAAAAAATGGACACAAGCCCTCATCGAAAATCCATGGCGATCATAGAAAAACAGGGCAACACAGAAAAGTCACGCCTCGACTCCCGAAAAGACAAGTTTGAAGAAATCAATAAGGATATCCAATCGATAAAGGACATGCGAGATAGCATGGCCAAACCTCGTGCGGCCTGGGAAGCCATGCGTGAGAGTGAGGAGTTCTATTCAGCCCAACTCGATGATCCAGGACGGACAGGCGAATGCGTCCAAAAGAAGTTCGAAAAGCTAGATGGTGAGGTCAGCCGCTTGGATCAGATGATTGGTGGTATAAGCGACAATGAAAAAAGCCTGCTGTTGTTTAGAGATAAATACGGCAATAACGCAGATCCTCTTCAGATCAAAACCAGCCTCAACGAAACTCTGGAACGTATTTCCTCCATAAAGGCCTTGTACGAAGCCTCATTTGAACATCTTGAGCTTGAAAAGGGATGTCTCGTCTCGAAGGTCACAGAATTAGCTGTTGACTATAATGGGGCTACGAGTGCGCTTTCGGTTATCTCAAATCAAAAAGAAGCTTGGGATCGTATTCAAGAGGTGTTTCAGGGCTTAAGCTATGAGACTATACGCGATCGATTGAATGAGCAGGAATTGATTCTTGAGAAGGTCCTTGCTGACGCAAAAAAAGATAAGGGGTATCTCAAAGAAGACATGAAAGAGCGCCTTGGCCTGGGTTATACTTTAATTAAAAAGTGCACTGAGCAGTCTGACATCATCCAGAGGGAGCTTTGCACCAGCGAAAGTGCGCTCCAGGAAGTCCTTTGTGCGCTTAAAGATGTTGAGGCTTTCAGAGCTAAGTACGGTGAGGAGACTACACCAGAAGCCGAGCTTGACCTTCTGAATAAATGGCAGCTTAAGACTGAGAATCGTATCGAGGACTTAGAAGCCTGTGTCAAAGGGTTTAAGGATCAACTACATATACTTAAATCAAAACAAGGCGCACCGTCCGGTGTTGTGGCCGAAGCCTTGGCCATGGTACAGGAGGAAACCGAATTTCAGATGCTGTTCGAAGTTATTGAGGCGGAACCGACTCTTTCAACTGAGCAGAAAGAAGAAGCCCTTGAGCAGCTTTCTGCAACGCTCTTTGCGCCGGTTGTTAAGAGCAAGGTTGAGGCTCAAGCGATTGCGAATATATTCGAAAGGGAGAACTATCCTATCCCTGTCTTCCTCCTTGAGGGTTTTCAAAAGCTCCTAAGAAGCAATGAGCTTTCAAATCTTTCCGATGCCATATTTGCTCACAAGAGCAAAATGGTGGGTATCATCCTCAACAAGGATGAACGTGAGGCATTAAAGGCTAGGCTTGAAAAGAAGATCGTCACATATGGTAAAGCCGTATCTGTCGCAAATGAATTTGCTCTCAAGATTGGTCCGTCCTCGCCTTTGGCGAAAGCGCTGATTCGAGCACAGACCGCTGTGGAGAGTGATGCCGAGACGAAAGCCTCAAAACGTTTCTCGGAAGTTATCGGTAAAGCCAGACGTCTTATCCATGTCTCCAAAGTATTTGATAATGCTTGTGAT comes from the Pseudodesulfovibrio piezophilus C1TLV30 genome and includes:
- a CDS encoding KTSC domain-containing protein; its protein translation is MEMENVESSNLAAVGYDEDSSTMQVEFNNGSIYQYFDVPEHVFEELRDADSVGRYFNANVKGVYRYSRV
- a CDS encoding DUF6471 domain-containing protein produces the protein MLARSGVIYDELVSRLAVIGVEETVQGIKGKLHRGTFSFFWVLQCCRALDIKELRLD
- a CDS encoding WYL domain-containing protein produces the protein MADYLGISLERASAAIREYVKLAPDNAHYDPSDKVYKPTKNFKPMIINPTPDQVLGHLLLEDGFLSPMPEMMRLPVPKRAIPTDILRTLLSTMADDQSIDILYRSMSSPEPTWRRITPHAFGHDGFRWHVRAYCSLRGEFRDFVLGRIVETGDRGYSKIEGQTDEEWDEILFVRIGSHPDLNENQRTAIEMDYGMEDGETVFEVRRSMLFYVLKQLGLHRTEEEQKKMEIPAYEQQVVLLNTGLLKLIRPDLV
- a CDS encoding coiled-coil domain-containing protein, which gives rise to MSLMFLAQVANYLNGDQNDEWTPFYINSVIMFRGYSSIFKGTNGIGKTTLSKAILACLGWKNDFVLHTKERMSPPDSTMSHIRIEFVRPFADPEPMQAILPMDQVGVQGEHWVFGICGHKGTGDVIRYKYKGTIADVPLGNVVDGRHILLPDEDVQKMIESADEGAYSVSEAAWRKEVAHHIRPRQLRMLEKFQRQGAGDHSTSLFDVQAKGVERYDQAFFYSQIVPELMDGLHSEKKDGNADSEEVVESFEDTVVQGSQKLIQAKIKLGETKTRIDDLKKLQTGLVGLGQKAHEYSESKASYHKKLGKVAEIGAALDVVSHRELPGVPKWVGHSDEVAETLLMNMAIRPGIGPCLRPQGIDELLEIKKDRTTALLADTEIEYAKSLQVVEIINEETPAKKGGPSSGSYLSLANSLDFIDTIPASVFKVQPQNELHRREELKQIITMAFAHFGKKMDTSPHRKSMAIIEKQGNTEKSRLDSRKDKFEEINKDIQSIKDMRDSMAKPRAAWEAMRESEEFYSAQLDDPGRTGECVQKKFEKLDGEVSRLDQMIGGISDNEKSLLLFRDKYGNNADPLQIKTSLNETLERISSIKALYEASFEHLELEKGCLVSKVTELAVDYNGATSALSVISNQKEAWDRIQEVFQGLSYETIRDRLNEQELILEKVLADAKKDKGYLKEDMKERLGLGYTLIKKCTEQSDIIQRELCTSESALQEVLCALKDVEAFRAKYGEETTPEAELDLLNKWQLKTENRIEDLEACVKGFKDQLHILKSKQGAPSGVVAEALAMVQEETEFQMLFEVIEAEPTLSTEQKEEALEQLSATLFAPVVKSKVEAQAIANIFERENYPIPVFLLEGFQKLLRSNELSNLSDAIFAHKSKMVGIILNKDEREALKARLEKKIVTYGKAVSVANEFALKIGPSSPLAKALIRAQTAVESDAETKASKRFSEVIGKARRLIHVSKVFDNACDDWGEAPQRLNSFEKDFAGLLELQMGRASCVHDVEEVSSLAIESAVGNLHEDMGTASQKLQSTVKEFEGRLVDYEADINKEARLIQGRVDAAKDNLFKFKEEFRNESSFATNFARAKGFSESIYEEAKLGVRNTKDVLDSHSGALEESNDALIAISESVAELKVREENVANRLDKLNFDDLAAFIACGEGNDKDDLVKRCDQTKEERADWMLLLKYEYDQAQKYVPKRREDEDLLVRLESLKEERAGIEDEIKSIKDRLEVINKSYAELKNKSLEYDLQLLKIQKQRKAFASLLGEIETLDKKEDSPEIEAVRQHVDSVFKAVDEEHYESLVEFVRAIASTLEAFKAERKVERAKTAKNKMITKKDAFGDACDRFVENNKEKILTGMANDLLSAKSQPGMIGKIIQEKRREIEEKDEHYDVQKGIFDDLWRDLLVRMKNMSAQAKDSFRLLRRVCNKYKEGATFFLEADVASDEAIMAILEEIRDRVELQNAKLQLELESGNITPKHAKRTAEKGYNSQFMADVRNTLFKGFFINVSIKFRHPEIAGHNKRLYDDNKLSDGQKTALQLLMVVRLAEYAIYRDRLKERPRGRVRRKSQAEHSFILLDGMLSNLSDDDLISESLSALKSCLGSFQLIGFIHNRGYVNNYDVFPCYNEARKWDIKRPNKSSSKWVRVLDIDKDGEEVDHTSGVEVWHSAVVPLESEQAGLTFDDNVEVEAEAR